In Drosophila simulans strain w501 chromosome 3R, Prin_Dsim_3.1, whole genome shotgun sequence, a single window of DNA contains:
- the LOC6728556 gene encoding zinc finger protein 510 isoform X2, with protein MRCAVPNCRNFSNCGSKRNAVGQRLGFFRFPKCPDTFKAWLAFCGYTEESLKLKNPCICIEHFKDEDIEGSLKFEMGLAKKRTLRPGAVPCVNKSQESTSERAREERSQRRRNQELVAELLAEEEAKLIPPEDTSFEQDSVYLSETVTMEMDPLSGEERRDELQKCRTCYKDFTADSRAKDLFDPANSVLLFHIEVISGVWISHKPDEPRLMCPACKSALDHAIDFREMCISTELKLNQAKPSTDAVQLETQNEDLISSEHDLVSDTENTNVEEIEDAGGDYVEDEATSDDQPSQEAVDEAAESADPPAAQDPLSVALGAKIFKELLDQYTGNEKTRLRKGAPIRAKEKADGEQKPKRSANPKTKEERNLIRRAQLRAKPPNFVCDQCGQAFRMSHNLRIHMLRHSRTKNYQCSECPKTFYDAYMRNMHIRIRHRGETPFACGFCSETFAYAGARQKHERSVRGSQCGASSHCEAHQSQAHAQASRKCALSVQAVPQALRLQVRSGLAYQIAHRCERLQVPAVQQELLGSQQTQAPRDDPREEAAPVRRLLEGILSAHAAAGA; from the exons ATGCGATGTGCCGTGCCCAATTGCCGAAATTTCTCTAACTGCGGCTCCAAGAGGAATGCGGTTGGGCAACGATTGGGCTTCTTCCGCTTCCCCAAGTGCCCGGATACGTTTAAGGCTTGGCTAGCATTCTGCGGCTACACGGAGGAGTCCTTAAAGTTGAAGAATCCCTGCATTTGCATCGAACATTTCAAGGATGAGGACATCGAGGGATCCCTGAAATTCGAAATGG GATTGGCAAAAAAGCGCACTTTGCGACCAGGTGCAGTTCCCTGCGTGAACAAAAGTCAGGAAAGTACATCGGAAAGAGCCCGTGAGGAGAGGTCACAGCGCCGCAGAAACCAGGAGCTAGTGGCTGAGCTattggcggaggaggaggccaagcTAATCCCCCCGGAGGATACTTCATTTGAGCAGGATAGTGTGTATTTATCGGAAACTGTAACCATGGAAATGGATCCACTTTCGGGCGAGGAAAGGCGGGATGAGCTGCAAAAGTGTCGCACATGCTACAAGGACTTCACCGCGGACTCCAGGGCCAAGGATCTGTTTGACCCGGCCAACAGTGTCCTGCTCTTTCACATCGAAGTCATAAGTGGTGTCTGG ATCAGCCACAAACCAGACGAGCCGCGCCTCATGTGCCCTGCGTGTAAATCGGCCCTGGATCATGCCATCGATTTCCGGGAAATGTGTATCAGCACCGAGCTCAAGCTCAACCAAGCCAAGCCCTCAACTGATGCAGTGCAGCTCGAGACTCAGAATGAGGATCTTATATCGTCGGAACACGATTTGGTATCTGATACGGAAAACACTAATGTAGAAGAGATTGAAGATGCAGGTGGAGATTATGTTGAAGATGAAGCCACATCAGATGACCAACCAAGTCAAGAGGCAGTCGACGAAGCCGCTGAGTCCGCTGACCCGCCCGCCGCCCAGGATCCACTCAGTGTGGCTCTGGGGGCCAAGATCTTTAAGGAGCTGTTAGATCAATATACAGGGAACGAAAAAACAAGACTCAGGAAGGGAGCACCAATCAGAGCTAAGGAAAAGGCAGATGGCGAACAGAAACCGAAGCGCAGTGCCAACCCAAAGACCAAAGAAGAGAGGAATCTCATACGGCGGGCCCAGCTACGCGCCAAGCCGCCGAACTTTGTGTGCGATCAGTGCGGCCAGGCTTTCCGCATGTCCCACAATCTGCGCATCCACATGCTGCGGCACAGTCGCACCAAGAACTACCAGTGCAGCGAGTGTCCAAAGACATTCTACGACGCCTACATGCGCAACATGCACATACGCATCCGTCATCGGGGAGAAACTCCCTTCGCCTGCGGCTTCTGCAGCGAAACATTCGCCTATGCCGGCGCTCGCCAAAAGCACGAGAGGTCAGTG CGAGGTTCACAATGCGGCGCCTCGTCTCATTGTGAAGCGCATCAATCCCAAGCCCATGCCCAAGCCTCGAGAAAGTGTGCGCTATCAGTGCAAGCTGTGCCACAAGCACTACGCCTCCAAGTACGCTCTGGGCTGGCATATCAAATCGCACACCGATGCGAACGCCTACAAGTGCCAGCAGTGCAGCAAGAGCTACTCGGATCCCAACAAACTCAAGCGCCACGAGATGACCCACGAGAAGAGGCCGCTCCAGTGCGACGTTTGCTTGAAGGGATTCTATCAGCGCACGCGGCTGCGGGAGCATGA
- the LOC6728556 gene encoding zinc finger protein 184 isoform X1, translated as MRCAVPNCRNFSNCGSKRNAVGQRLGFFRFPKCPDTFKAWLAFCGYTEESLKLKNPCICIEHFKDEDIEGSLKFEMGLAKKRTLRPGAVPCVNKSQESTSERAREERSQRRRNQELVAELLAEEEAKLIPPEDTSFEQDSVYLSETVTMEMDPLSGEERRDELQKCRTCYKDFTADSRAKDLFDPANSVLLFHIEVISGVWISHKPDEPRLMCPACKSALDHAIDFREMCISTELKLNQAKPSTDAVQLETQNEDLISSEHDLVSDTENTNVEEIEDAGGDYVEDEATSDDQPSQEAVDEAAESADPPAAQDPLSVALGAKIFKELLDQYTGNEKTRLRKGAPIRAKEKADGEQKPKRSANPKTKEERNLIRRAQLRAKPPNFVCDQCGQAFRMSHNLRIHMLRHSRTKNYQCSECPKTFYDAYMRNMHIRIRHRGETPFACGFCSETFAYAGARQKHESEVHNAAPRLIVKRINPKPMPKPRESVRYQCKLCHKHYASKYALGWHIKSHTDANAYKCQQCSKSYSDPNKLKRHEMTHEKRPLQCDVCLKGFYQRTRLREHELIHTGERPHWCEVCNVNFRYKYNMKSHANSKMHQDNARKLGVVQIVATE; from the exons ATGCGATGTGCCGTGCCCAATTGCCGAAATTTCTCTAACTGCGGCTCCAAGAGGAATGCGGTTGGGCAACGATTGGGCTTCTTCCGCTTCCCCAAGTGCCCGGATACGTTTAAGGCTTGGCTAGCATTCTGCGGCTACACGGAGGAGTCCTTAAAGTTGAAGAATCCCTGCATTTGCATCGAACATTTCAAGGATGAGGACATCGAGGGATCCCTGAAATTCGAAATGG GATTGGCAAAAAAGCGCACTTTGCGACCAGGTGCAGTTCCCTGCGTGAACAAAAGTCAGGAAAGTACATCGGAAAGAGCCCGTGAGGAGAGGTCACAGCGCCGCAGAAACCAGGAGCTAGTGGCTGAGCTattggcggaggaggaggccaagcTAATCCCCCCGGAGGATACTTCATTTGAGCAGGATAGTGTGTATTTATCGGAAACTGTAACCATGGAAATGGATCCACTTTCGGGCGAGGAAAGGCGGGATGAGCTGCAAAAGTGTCGCACATGCTACAAGGACTTCACCGCGGACTCCAGGGCCAAGGATCTGTTTGACCCGGCCAACAGTGTCCTGCTCTTTCACATCGAAGTCATAAGTGGTGTCTGG ATCAGCCACAAACCAGACGAGCCGCGCCTCATGTGCCCTGCGTGTAAATCGGCCCTGGATCATGCCATCGATTTCCGGGAAATGTGTATCAGCACCGAGCTCAAGCTCAACCAAGCCAAGCCCTCAACTGATGCAGTGCAGCTCGAGACTCAGAATGAGGATCTTATATCGTCGGAACACGATTTGGTATCTGATACGGAAAACACTAATGTAGAAGAGATTGAAGATGCAGGTGGAGATTATGTTGAAGATGAAGCCACATCAGATGACCAACCAAGTCAAGAGGCAGTCGACGAAGCCGCTGAGTCCGCTGACCCGCCCGCCGCCCAGGATCCACTCAGTGTGGCTCTGGGGGCCAAGATCTTTAAGGAGCTGTTAGATCAATATACAGGGAACGAAAAAACAAGACTCAGGAAGGGAGCACCAATCAGAGCTAAGGAAAAGGCAGATGGCGAACAGAAACCGAAGCGCAGTGCCAACCCAAAGACCAAAGAAGAGAGGAATCTCATACGGCGGGCCCAGCTACGCGCCAAGCCGCCGAACTTTGTGTGCGATCAGTGCGGCCAGGCTTTCCGCATGTCCCACAATCTGCGCATCCACATGCTGCGGCACAGTCGCACCAAGAACTACCAGTGCAGCGAGTGTCCAAAGACATTCTACGACGCCTACATGCGCAACATGCACATACGCATCCGTCATCGGGGAGAAACTCCCTTCGCCTGCGGCTTCTGCAGCGAAACATTCGCCTATGCCGGCGCTCGCCAAAAGCACGAGAG CGAGGTTCACAATGCGGCGCCTCGTCTCATTGTGAAGCGCATCAATCCCAAGCCCATGCCCAAGCCTCGAGAAAGTGTGCGCTATCAGTGCAAGCTGTGCCACAAGCACTACGCCTCCAAGTACGCTCTGGGCTGGCATATCAAATCGCACACCGATGCGAACGCCTACAAGTGCCAGCAGTGCAGCAAGAGCTACTCGGATCCCAACAAACTCAAGCGCCACGAGATGACCCACGAGAAGAGGCCGCTCCAGTGCGACGTTTGCTTGAAGGGATTCTATCAGCGCACGCGGCTGCGGGAGCATGAGCTCATTCACACCGGCGAACGTCCACATTG GTGCGAGGTCTGCAATGTGAACTTTCGCTACAAGTACAACATGAAAAGCCATGCGAACAGTAAAATGCATCAGGATAATGCTCGCAAATTGGGCGTagtacaaattgttgcaaCCGAATGA